The proteins below are encoded in one region of Candidatus Gracilibacteria bacterium:
- a CDS encoding ABC transporter ATP-binding protein — MTFTEKIKRFLEPVFYARKVFIQSGTEGIFDGLYLISSLYFFEKIGAAIQSNNWNLFENYLIAYGIFMVLYVAFKIRVIHWGWVNIYVAIDTFIANTYLPRFIQSEPNITERIGTGRFISIYKRGKDTWMHIIHEFLASDLALLVASVYGIIRIGFYNPLYSFGIVGVLVVLLISTYYIDKHFTIPARNGRREAETEYSRVLARVFMSKMEYMQNQEFHQEQKRIYSLLDDIKRNNLLIDNSVGGMYIGIRGISFLIRLSVYIFVGKSIFDHTSTFWTFSTYILIVTMIETAMRTTYDTFRKLTREFDYIEQLWSTFDSLAPIKGYDSGSTFSSSGKNIEIRNVSYGYNETKVFEDFSLSLESGKKIALVGASGGGKTTLMKLIAGYLHPESGNISVLGNRLDETALKTYYPHIGYLTQDPGVFDATIRENLVSALPSLQRGVPEGRGDFVSETTEQNPQSSALLQTAPLQKELQEKQLIKALKLAHCDFVFELEKGLDTEIGERGVRLSGGQKQRLAIAKIFLKNPEIILLDEPTSALDSFSEEQITIALDELFRNRTVIIVAHRLQTVKKADDIIVLEQGKVVERGNHESLVAKNGIYNRMLELQSGF, encoded by the coding sequence ATGACTTTTACTGAAAAAATAAAGAGATTCCTTGAGCCAGTTTTTTATGCAAGAAAGGTTTTTATTCAGAGTGGTACTGAAGGAATATTTGACGGACTATATCTTATTAGTTCACTCTATTTTTTTGAGAAAATTGGTGCAGCAATCCAATCAAATAATTGGAATCTTTTTGAGAATTATCTGATTGCATATGGTATATTCATGGTTCTGTATGTTGCCTTTAAGATACGAGTCATTCATTGGGGTTGGGTGAATATTTATGTTGCTATTGATACTTTCATAGCAAATACTTATCTTCCGAGATTTATTCAATCAGAACCGAATATAACCGAACGAATAGGGACAGGACGTTTTATCTCTATTTATAAAAGAGGAAAAGATACTTGGATGCATATTATTCACGAATTTTTAGCCTCTGATCTGGCTCTTCTCGTGGCTAGTGTATATGGAATTATTCGTATTGGATTTTATAATCCTCTCTATAGTTTTGGGATTGTTTGAGTATTGGTTGTATTACTTATTTCTACGTATTATATTGATAAGCACTTTACTATTCCTGCACGTAATGGTCGAAGAGAGGCTGAGACTGAGTATTCTCGTGTTCTTGCCAGAGTTTTTATGTCCAAGATGGAGTATATGCAGAATCAAGAATTCCATCAGGAACAAAAAAGAATTTATTCTCTTCTGGATGATATAAAAAGAAATAATCTTCTCATCGATAATTCTGTATGAGGGATGTATATCGGAATTCGATGAATCAGTTTCTTGATACGCCTCTCTGTGTATATTTTTGTTGGGAAATCCATTTTTGATCATACGAGTACTTTTTGGACATTTTCGACGTATATTCTCATCGTCACCATGATTGAGACTGCTATGCGTACGACGTATGATACTTTCAGAAAACTTACACGTGAATTTGATTATATTGAACAACTTTGGTCCACTTTCGATTCCCTTGCTCCTATCAAGTGATACGATTCTGGAAGTACTTTTTCTTCATCGGGAAAAAATATAGAAATCCGGAATGTTTCCTATGGGTACAATGAGACAAAAGTGTTCGAGGATTTCTCACTCTCACTCGAATCCGGGAAGAAGATTGCACTCGTCGGTGCGAGCGGAGGATGAAAAACAACGCTCATGAAGCTCATCGCTGGATATCTCCATCCAGAATCCGGAAACATTTCTGTGCTTGGGAATCGTCTCGATGAGACAGCACTGAAGACCTATTACCCGCACATCGGATATCTCACTCAGGATCCTGGAGTCTTCGATGCGACCATCAGAGAGAATCTTGTTTCTGCCTTACCCTCTTTGCAAAGAGGAGTGCCCGAAGGGCGGGGAGATTTTGTGTCCGAAACAACAGAGCAAAATCCTCAGTCTTCCGCTTTGCTTCAGACAGCTCCTTTACAAAAGGAGCTTCAGGAAAAACAACTCATAAAAGCACTCAAGCTTGCTCATTGTGATTTTGTTTTCGAACTCGAGAAATGACTCGATACGGAGATAGGAGAACGTGGCGTGAGGCTCTCAGGAGGACAGAAACAGCGACTTGCCATTGCGAAGATATTCCTCAAAAATCCTGAAATCATCCTCCTTGATGAACCAACTTCTGCACTGGATTCATTCAGTGAAGAACAAATCACTATCGCACTCGATGAGCTCTTTCGGAATCGTACCGTCATCATCGTAGCTCATAGACTCCAGACGGTGAAAAAAGCGGATGATATCATCGTACTCGAACAGGGAAAAGTGGTGGAACGTGGGAATCATGAATCACTCGTTGCAAAAAATGGAATCTATAATCGAATGCTGGAACTTCAGAGTGGATTTTAG
- a CDS encoding C39 family peptidase: MLTEDYTTFTRHLSQIMSIGKYIETNSGKPIISRMSVQRQALLDDSLRLYQSFQLGSRATPTFDISSKFQFVIQKYKLSCEIAATQMTIKSLTNINISEDDIFRSLRVMPEPLSSEGIWGDPDVGFVGSITGSQYLKTGYGIYEKPIAKYLTSLGFVTETGNMMDGQNIIPRKRLIKLFDAIESDKRVILWGDWCTTSSSDDGIVKKVDTYIVNNLPISAINPCGRSHEDRILSWKTPSGKEIQGLSGEHAFLLLGYLGKKDSPTHVVVWDTYTGRHVYPYLEWMRKWGTMQYRSLIVAIE, from the coding sequence ATGCTGACGGAGGATTATACAACTTTTACGCGTCATCTCAGTCAGATTATGAGTATTGGGAAATATATTGAGACGAATTCTGGAAAGCCAATTATTAGTCGTATGAGTGTCCAACGTCAAGCACTTCTTGATGATTCTCTTCGGCTCTATCAGTCTTTCCAGCTCGGATCTCGTGCTACTCCAACATTCGATATTTCCTCGAAGTTTCAGTTTGTGATTCAGAAATATAAACTTTCGTGTGAGATTGCTGCAACACAGATGACTATAAAAAGTCTCACCAATATTAATATCTCGGAAGATGATATTTTTCGTTCGTTGCGAGTTATGCCAGAACCTCTTTCGTCCGAAGGTATTTGGTGAGATCCAGATGTTGGATTCGTTGGATCAATTACGGGAAGTCAGTATCTGAAAACAGGATATGGAATCTATGAAAAACCAATTGCAAAATATCTGACAAGTCTCGGATTTGTGACAGAGACAGGGAATATGATGGATGGACAGAATATCATCCCCAGAAAACGTCTTATAAAACTTTTTGATGCTATAGAATCTGATAAACGAGTGATTCTCTGGTGAGACTGGTGTACGACATCATCGAGTGATGATGGTATCGTAAAAAAAGTCGATACATATATCGTAAATAATCTTCCGATTTCTGCTATTAATCCGTGTGGTCGATCTCACGAAGATCGTATTCTTTCATGGAAAACTCCAAGTGGAAAAGAGATACAATGATTATCGTGAGAGCATGCATTTCTCCTGCTCTGATACCTCGGAAAAAAAGATTCACCAACGCATGTCGTGGTGTGGGATACATATACAGGAAGACATGTATATCCGTATCTCGAATGGATGAGAAAGTGGTGAACTATGCAATATCGTTCATTGATAGTTGCCATAGAATAA
- a CDS encoding metal-sensitive transcriptional regulator — MKIKDLSQKKRVSDRLRRIEGQIRGVIQMIEDEANVKEIVQQLSAIRSAMGQAANEEILCAFERMSEKKTALAETDFDEIRVLLKTVR, encoded by the coding sequence ATGAAAATCAAAGATTTATCACAAAAGAAGCGCGTATCAGACCGCCTTCGTCGCATCGAATGACAGATTCGTGGCGTCATCCAGATGATCGAAGATGAAGCGAATGTGAAGGAGATTGTTCAGCAACTTTCTGCTATCAGAAGTGCTATGGGACAGGCTGCCAATGAAGAGATTCTCTGTGCCTTTGAGCGCATGAGTGAGAAAAAAACAGCACTGGCTGAGACAGATTTCGATGAGATTCGAGTACTGCTCAAAACGGTTCGTTAA
- a CDS encoding ribonuclease HII gives MKKTYIIGIDEAGRGPWAGPVVVGGWMAESSIAQGLLSSLSGLDDSKQLSHEKRESLFSQIEMMQYRSECQYAFSYRDADIIDELGIREANRQCMQDVILSLLQFVDDTDSVEIYIDGCDNYRFDSFDGEYVFAKKRRRIDINDKIGGMRDEINKQKNLISYNSYLIAIFYIIHGDSLVPVISAASIVAKVIRDRIMCEFHEDFPQYGFDSHKGYGTRKHQDSLINYGITPIHRKSYAPVKRLISPSSSL, from the coding sequence ATGAAAAAAACATATATAATTGGTATTGATGAAGCAGGACGTGGTCCTTGGGCTGGGCCAGTAGTTGTCGGAGGTTGGATGGCAGAATCATCTATTGCTCAATGACTTCTCTCTTCACTTTCTGGACTCGATGATTCGAAACAGCTTTCGCATGAAAAACGGGAAAGTCTTTTTTCTCAGATAGAAATGATGCAGTATCGTTCTGAGTGCCAATACGCTTTTTCGTATCGTGATGCTGATATCATCGATGAACTCGGAATTCGCGAAGCGAATCGTCAGTGTATGCAGGATGTGATTCTTTCGTTGTTACAATTCGTAGATGATACTGATTCTGTTGAGATTTATATAGATGGATGTGATAATTATAGGTTTGATAGTTTTGACGGTGAATATGTATTTGCGAAGAAGAGGAGAAGGATAGATATAAACGATAAGATATGAGGTATGAGAGATGAAATAAATAAACAAAAAAATCTTATATCATATAATTCATATCTCATAGCTATTTTCTATATCATTCACGGTGATTCTCTCGTTCCTGTGATTTCTGCAGCATCGATTGTGGCGAAAGTGATTCGTGATCGGATAATGTGTGAATTTCATGAGGATTTTCCACAGTACGGATTTGACTCACATAAAGGCTATGGAACAAGGAAACATCAAGATTCACTTATTAATTATGGAATAACTCCGATTCACCGCAAGAGCTATGCTCCCGTGAAAAGATTGATTTCTCCTTCTTCGTCGTTATAG
- a CDS encoding phosphoribosyl-AMP cyclohydrolase: protein MKTLNSPNLALDFQKYTENLMPTIAQDIDTGSIMMVGFVNPLALEETRKTGLATFWSRSRNELWTKGLTSGDTLEVQDIFTDCDNDTLIYLVKVNGAGACHIDGWRTCFRRRVNLITGDIEQQPTDLPNWSRVLQDEEKMIMTRKDADPEKSSTAKALQGKVSRIAQKVAEEGVEVSLAFMDIATSNRALDEIDDTINTVKQLNGISFPDKAKLEMFDRPVLERMNNEKLLISEVADLMYRLQILLVKADIPWKAVEEEIVKRRK, encoded by the coding sequence ATGAAAACTCTTAATTCACCAAATCTTGCGCTTGATTTCCAAAAGTACACAGAAAATCTTATGCCTACTATTGCCCAAGATATTGATACAGGATCTATTATGATGGTAGGATTCGTAAATCCTCTTGCTCTCGAAGAAACCCGAAAGACAGGTCTTGCCACTTTCTGGTCACGGAGTCGCAATGAACTCTGGACAAAATGACTCACCTCATGAGATACTCTTGAAGTACAAGATATATTCACCGATTGCGATAATGATACCCTCATATATCTCGTGAAAGTAAATGGAGCTGGTGCTTGTCACATTGATGGTTGGAGAACTTGTTTCCGTAGAAGAGTGAATCTTATAACGGGAGATATAGAACAGCAGCCAACTGATCTCCCGAATTGGTCTCGAGTTCTTCAAGATGAAGAAAAAATGATAATGACCAGAAAAGATGCGGATCCTGAAAAATCATCTACAGCAAAAGCACTTCAGTGAAAAGTGAGTCGTATCGCCCAGAAGGTCGCAGAAGAATGAGTAGAGGTCTCTCTTGCATTTATGGACATTGCTACATCGAATCGTGCACTGGATGAGATCGATGATACAATAAATACAGTCAAGCAATTAAATGGAATTAGTTTTCCAGATAAGGCAAAACTAGAAATGTTTGATAGACCAGTTCTTGAAAGAATGAACAATGAAAAACTTTTAATTTCAGAAGTAGCTGATCTTATGTATCGTCTCCAGATACTTCTCGTAAAAGCGGATATTCCTTGGAAAGCAGTTGAAGAAGAAATTGTAAAACGTCGCAAATAA
- the topA gene encoding type I DNA topoisomerase, producing MPKNLVIVESPAKARKISEYLGSDYRVEASIGHIRDLPEKNMGVDIAGGFIPEYEVSPSKKKRVAELKAFAKNAENIILATDPDREGEAIAWHLAHVFGIKPEEATRVTYHEITKSAIAESFSHPSKIDINLVNAQQSRRILDRIVGYEVSPVLWRKIRTGLSAGRVQSVAVKLLVEREREIRTFVPEESWKIAAKIGGTTPMMIELAKIGGKNQKFKQESDALHFFEDHGINITSTKPEKDKKGNTVFTLSHAENFVLQDAEVKASTRTPGAPFTTSTLQQEASRKLGYGVKTTMDIAQRLYQEGHITYMRTDSVNLSDLAISSARAFIEKEFGPEYAMPNGRKYKTKQANAQEAHEAIRPTYMDKTPENIGLDAMEAKLYRLIWERTVASQMKEAEIETTTYHFTPAGHDEDWIVKGEVIKFPGFMKLYIEGTDEEQDEESESKKLPVVKKGETVVSTDFVGNQKFSLPPPRYTEASLVKKLESEGIGRPSTYAATIQTIQDRGYVVIESKKLLPTDIAFIVTDYLEQEFSNFMQYTFTAEVESQFDQIAEGKLEWKKMLEDFYNPFHESIEEALGTEGRFAGERILGKDEATGRTVLARMSRFGPVVQIGAPDELAEEEKPRYANLAPGMSIDDITLEEALKLFSFPKEIGQYEEKNVIIGQGRFGPYVKWGEEFISIPRGEDAHSVDLDRAVEIIEAKKIENAPVGTYDGEPYTKGKGRFGPFLKWKNLYVNVPRAIDFENITPEEAEKLIAAKVDKEANRYIHNWPELKISVENGRYGPYIKFGKANVYLKRGGKKITEAEEIQALTLDEVKEMITEQIPDAFKEKKAAAKKTAAKKPATKKKTK from the coding sequence ATGCCAAAAAATCTCGTTATCGTCGAGTCTCCAGCGAAAGCCCGAAAAATCTCCGAATATCTCTGAAGCGACTACCGAGTAGAGGCATCCATAGGACATATCCGCGATCTTCCAGAGAAAAATATGGGTGTAGATATTGCAGGATGATTCATTCCTGAATATGAGGTTTCTCCGAGCAAGAAGAAACGTGTCGCTGAACTGAAGGCATTCGCGAAAAATGCAGAAAATATCATCCTCGCAACAGATCCGGATCGTGAAGGAGAAGCTATTGCTTGGCATTTGGCTCATGTTTTCGGTATCAAGCCCGAGGAAGCAACACGAGTGACATATCATGAGATTACCAAGAGCGCGATTGCTGAGTCTTTTTCTCATCCATCGAAGATAGATATCAATCTCGTGAATGCGCAACAATCTCGTCGTATCTTGGATCGTATTGTATGATACGAGGTGTCACCGGTTCTCTGGCGCAAAATCCGTACTGGTCTCTCGGCTGGTCGTGTTCAGTCGGTTGCTGTGAAGCTTCTTGTGGAGCGTGAACGTGAGATTCGAACATTCGTTCCTGAGGAATCATGGAAAATCGCTGCGAAAATCGGCGGCACAACTCCTATGATGATTGAACTCGCAAAAATCGGCGGCAAAAATCAGAAATTCAAACAGGAATCTGATGCACTTCACTTTTTCGAGGATCACGGTATCAATATTACCTCCACCAAGCCTGAGAAGGACAAAAAAGGAAATACCGTTTTCACTTTGTCTCATGCAGAGAATTTCGTTCTCCAAGATGCAGAAGTGAAGGCTTCCACTCGAACACCAGGAGCTCCATTCACGACTTCGACGCTTCAGCAAGAGGCTTCTCGTAAGCTCGGATATGGTGTGAAAACAACGATGGATATCGCACAACGACTCTATCAGGAAGGACATATTACTTATATGCGTACCGATTCGGTGAACCTTTCTGATCTCGCCATCAGTTCCGCCCGCGCATTTATCGAGAAGGAATTCGGTCCAGAATATGCGATGCCAAATGGCCGAAAATATAAAACAAAGCAAGCGAATGCTCAAGAGGCGCATGAGGCTATCCGACCGACATACATGGATAAGACCCCAGAAAATATCGGACTTGATGCTATGGAAGCGAAGCTCTACCGTCTTATCTGGGAGCGTACCGTTGCCAGTCAGATGAAAGAAGCAGAAATCGAGACGACGACGTATCACTTCACTCCGGCGGGTCATGATGAGGATTGGATCGTGAAGGGCGAGGTGATCAAGTTTCCCGGATTTATGAAGCTCTATATCGAAGGAACGGATGAAGAGCAGGATGAGGAGTCAGAGTCAAAAAAACTCCCAGTTGTAAAAAAGTGAGAAACCGTGGTTTCGACGGATTTCGTCGGGAATCAGAAATTCTCTCTCCCGCCTCCGCGATACACAGAAGCATCACTCGTGAAAAAACTCGAAAGCGAAGGTATCGGACGTCCATCGACATATGCTGCGACGATTCAGACGATTCAGGATCGCGGATATGTTGTCATCGAATCCAAGAAACTTCTTCCGACGGATATTGCCTTCATCGTGACGGATTATCTCGAACAGGAATTCTCGAACTTCATGCAGTATACATTCACGGCAGAAGTGGAGAGTCAGTTCGATCAGATTGCGGAATGAAAACTCGAATGGAAAAAAATGCTTGAAGATTTCTATAATCCATTCCATGAGTCTATCGAGGAGGCACTCGGTACGGAGTGACGTTTTGCTGGAGAACGTATTCTCGGGAAAGATGAAGCAACAGGACGGACAGTTCTTGCTCGTATGAGTCGATTTGGGCCTGTAGTGCAGATTGGCGCGCCTGATGAACTCGCAGAAGAGGAGAAACCTCGCTATGCGAATCTTGCTCCAGGGATGTCTATCGATGATATCACTCTCGAAGAAGCACTGAAGTTGTTCTCATTTCCGAAAGAAATCGGGCAATACGAAGAGAAAAATGTCATCATCGGACAAGGGCGATTTGGGCCGTATGTGAAGTGGTGAGAGGAATTTATCTCTATCCCTCGTGGGGAAGATGCTCACTCGGTTGATCTCGACCGTGCGGTCGAGATTATCGAAGCGAAAAAGATTGAGAACGCGCCAGTCGGAACCTATGATGGAGAACCATACACGAAAGGGAAGTGACGATTCGGCCCGTTTCTCAAGTGGAAAAATCTCTATGTGAACGTCCCTCGTGCGATCGATTTCGAGAACATCACTCCAGAAGAGGCGGAGAAACTCATCGCTGCCAAGGTCGATAAAGAAGCGAATCGCTATATCCACAACTGGCCAGAACTGAAGATCTCCGTCGAGAACGGTCGTTATGGGCCGTATATCAAGTTCGGAAAAGCGAATGTCTATCTCAAGCGTGGTGGGAAGAAAATCACGGAAGCAGAAGAAATCCAAGCTCTGACACTCGATGAGGTGAAAGAAATGATCACGGAACAAATTCCAGATGCATTCAAGGAGAAAAAAGCTGCAGCTAAGAAAACAGCAGCCAAGAAGCCAGCTACAAAGAAGAAAACAAAATAA
- a CDS encoding ABC transporter ATP-binding protein: MKSRLKLFFLPYAEAKMDVFLFAIRIVIFTFFGTFVISYLLSTISSLLMARNVAAFEQLVCGFGITLVLYYIFVFLMRHTGIPGMRQKVWRFIHRRYVRMVCELDNNYAETIGSSRLFSIIDKGGQAWAEALKTSFQEFSRLLIIAIPTIILLARQSGIMVLAASVTITIGGIVIYFLNKRLRIYKVERAKSTMEYDRGFIRAIQSRLEITQNLSFEKNLAVLDEYNMNYWKAFRKQMGIQMLMFQGSRVLSFVILIALYWILGHQYLDGGVTLPHLILLASLVATLNGLFFDMTEHYMNLSDQMVSIEQLWDKIENAPKTKNLFSGDNFEYQKGEIIFQNINFAYVPGKLILKDFSYVFEAGKKYALVGPSGGGKTTVMKLASGFLSAQKGIVSVDGFDLSTVNLSTFYPNIGYLTQDPQIFDGTIRENLMSGVSGVSGLSFSERESLSKNTKRSSAKAEDDKREKELDQRLMRALQDAQADFVFSLPEGLETEIGERGVKLSGGQKQRLAIAKIFLKNPQLIFLDEPTSALDSFSEEKISQAFHTLFEGRTVLIIAHRLQTVRESDMILVLEHGRISEQGKHDELIANNGVYARMLKLQSGF, from the coding sequence ATGAAATCTCGACTCAAACTTTTCTTTCTCCCATATGCTGAGGCAAAAATGGACGTATTCCTTTTTGCAATACGAATAGTGATATTCACTTTTTTCTGAACATTTGTCATCAGTTATCTTTTGTCTACGATTTCTTCTTTGTTGATGGCACGAAATGTAGCTGCTTTTGAACAACTCGTATGTGGATTTGGAATCACACTCGTATTGTACTATATATTTGTTTTTCTGATGCGGCATACTGGGATTCCATGAATGCGTCAGAAGGTATGGAGATTTATCCATCGTCGCTATGTGCGGATGGTCTGTGAGCTCGATAATAACTACGCCGAAACGATTGGTTCCAGTCGTCTGTTTTCTATCATTGATAAGTGAGGACAAGCATGGGCTGAGGCATTGAAGACATCATTCCAGGAATTCTCTCGACTTCTGATTATCGCGATTCCGACGATCATTCTCCTTGCTCGTCAATCATGAATCATGGTACTTGCTGCTTCTGTGACGATTACAATCGGGGGAATTGTTATTTATTTTCTGAATAAGCGTCTGCGAATCTATAAAGTCGAACGCGCGAAGTCAACTATGGAATATGATCGAGGTTTTATCCGTGCTATTCAGTCTCGACTCGAAATTACGCAGAATCTCAGCTTCGAGAAAAATCTTGCAGTACTCGATGAATATAATATGAATTATTGGAAGGCTTTCCGGAAACAAATGGGAATCCAGATGCTGATGTTCCAGGGTTCGCGTGTTCTTTCTTTTGTGATTCTGATTGCACTCTATTGGATTCTCGGACATCAATATCTCGATGGATGAGTGACACTTCCGCATCTGATTCTCCTTGCTTCTCTTGTTGCGACTTTGAATGGGCTTTTCTTCGATATGACCGAACACTATATGAATCTCTCGGATCAGATGGTGAGTATCGAACAATTATGGGATAAGATTGAGAATGCTCCGAAAACCAAAAATCTTTTTTCTGGTGATAATTTTGAATATCAGAAATGAGAAATTATTTTCCAGAATATCAACTTCGCATACGTTCCAGGGAAACTGATTTTGAAGGATTTTTCATACGTTTTCGAAGCAGGAAAAAAGTATGCATTGGTTGGTCCATCGGGTGGATGAAAAACCACTGTTATGAAGCTTGCATCAGGCTTTCTCTCTGCACAGAAAGGTATTGTTTCGGTGGATGGTTTTGATCTTTCGACGGTGAATCTCTCTACATTTTATCCGAATATCGGATATCTGACGCAGGATCCTCAGATTTTCGACGGCACGATTCGTGAGAATCTTATGTCTGGGGTTTCAGGTGTTTCTGGTTTGTCATTCTCTGAAAGAGAATCCCTTTCCAAAAATACAAAGAGATCCTCGGCTAAGGCTGAGGATGACAAAAGAGAAAAAGAACTTGACCAACGACTCATGCGGGCACTTCAGGATGCACAGGCAGATTTTGTATTCAGTCTTCCCGAAGGACTTGAGACCGAGATCGGTGAACGTGGAGTGAAGCTTTCTGGAGGACAAAAACAACGACTTGCAATCGCGAAAATATTTCTCAAAAACCCTCAACTTATCTTCTTGGACGAACCAACAAGTGCGCTTGATAGTTTTTCTGAGGAGAAAATTTCTCAGGCATTCCATACACTTTTCGAGTGAAGAACGGTACTCATCATTGCTCATCGATTGCAGACGGTGCGAGAGTCGGATATGATTCTCGTGCTCGAACACGGTCGAATATCGGAACAAGGCAAACATGATGAATTGATTGCAAACAATTGAGTCTATGCGAGAATGTTGAAGCTTCAAAGTGGATTCTAA
- a CDS encoding PHP domain-containing protein: protein MFTSVDKYGIRSENPYDAYIFIFSMVDLHFHTTLSDGQNTSKEIAQEIIRRQVSLVACTDHDIVNREVLAIIGEYNRENSRSLKKIPYIDAVEGVEVSIGHKDSDYEKSLHITMYARHFSEEIDTILAGIRQGKMDKIQVQCDHLGKIGLMIRTPFRNIPFSFLSVQSRFPGTRADGINNSHLIALVEELPENIAILRRLTDDGITKDNIYQEGFKREGKYTKIVSLPEELPPYEPTLASVTRELDMKNTVVSVAHPHKTFESIEEFRARIGGLVAQGINAVEINSDAPEEWVRAIAMVRKEYNLIFTFGSDLHNLKGVGENKKVLGNMNPFVTRGAAEYWKQEFLLRTYGHDYCMMKSGEYA, encoded by the coding sequence TTGTTCACATCTGTCGATAAATACGGAATCCGTTCAGAGAATCCATATGATGCATACATATTCATTTTTTCTATGGTTGATCTTCACTTTCATACTACTCTTTCTGATGGACAAAATACATCAAAAGAAATCGCACAAGAAATCATCCGCCGTCAGGTATCGCTTGTCGCTTGTACGGATCATGATATCGTGAATCGTGAAGTATTGGCAATTATCTGAGAATACAATCGAGAAAATAGTCGGAGTCTCAAGAAGATTCCGTATATCGATGCAGTGGAATGAGTCGAGGTTTCTATCGGTCACAAAGACAGCGATTATGAGAAATCTCTTCATATCACGATGTATGCTCGTCATTTCTCGGAAGAAATAGATACGATTCTCGCTGGTATTCGCCAGGGAAAAATGGATAAAATCCAAGTCCAATGTGATCATCTCGGAAAAATCGGACTCATGATTCGTACTCCATTTAGAAACATTCCTTTCTCATTTCTCTCTGTACAGTCACGTTTTCCTGGAACTCGTGCTGATGGTATCAATAATTCACATCTGATTGCATTGGTTGAAGAACTTCCAGAAAATATAGCAATTCTCCGTCGATTGACGGATGATGGAATCACTAAAGATAACATCTATCAGGAAGGCTTCAAACGAGAAGGGAAATACACAAAAATCGTATCACTTCCAGAAGAACTTCCACCATATGAACCAACACTTGCATCTGTGACAAGAGAATTGGACATGAAAAATACAGTAGTATCGGTGGCTCATCCGCATAAAACTTTCGAAAGTATCGAAGAATTCCGCGCTCGAATCGGTGGGCTTGTCGCACAATGAATCAATGCAGTAGAGATAAATTCTGATGCTCCTGAAGAATGGGTAAGAGCTATTGCCATGGTACGAAAAGAATATAATCTCATATTCACTTTCGGTTCTGATTTGCATAATCTCAAATGAGTCGGGGAAAATAAAAAAGTTCTCGGAAATATGAATCCATTCGTCACTCGATGAGCTGCAGAATACTGGAAACAGGAGTTTCTCTTGCGGACTTATGGTCATGATTATTGCATGATGAAAAGCGGAGAATACGCGTAG
- a CDS encoding helix-turn-helix domain-containing protein, protein MQKYIHLLERIGMNEAERTIYMTLLKNPYITLSEISKKSHYHRPTVYKCIRGFESDGLVEKSYLDGKRYYYHVTSPEKLRQKILNVSQMADQLLPELTAIYQKTQDAPILSIKEGIEGIQNIHKDLLESVPKGGIYYRYSSPRREYDGRSLYVPENYFETQKKKEIERIVITSDSKKKFRLGNPNREVIAIPESFDTFDDNITKLIYANKVAIIDYDSQIGWVIENEGFARYEEKIFRLLAKLLKEQETKNSNL, encoded by the coding sequence ATGCAGAAATATATTCATCTCCTAGAAAGAATTGGCATGAACGAAGCGGAACGAACCATATACATGACGCTCCTGAAGAATCCATATATCACCCTTTCTGAGATATCGAAAAAAAGTCATTACCACAGACCGACTGTCTACAAGTGTATTCGCGGATTTGAATCAGATGGACTCGTAGAAAAATCGTATCTCGATGGGAAACGATATTACTACCATGTGACGAGTCCTGAGAAACTCAGACAAAAAATCCTCAACGTATCCCAGATGGCAGATCAACTCCTTCCTGAACTCACGGCAATATATCAGAAAACCCAAGATGCACCGATACTCTCTATCAAGGAATGAATCGAATGAATCCAGAATATTCACAAAGATCTCCTCGAAAGTGTACCAAAAGGTGGTATATATTACCGTTATAGCTCTCCAAGACGGGAGTACGATGGAAGAAGTCTCTATGTACCTGAGAATTATTTCGAAACGCAGAAAAAGAAAGAAATAGAACGAATCGTTATCACAAGTGATTCGAAAAAGAAATTCCGTCTCTGAAATCCAAATAGAGAAGTTATCGCCATTCCAGAATCTTTCGATACATTCGATGACAATATCACAAAACTCATCTATGCGAACAAGGTAGCAATTATCGACTATGATTCTCAGATAGGATGGGTCATCGAGAATGAATGATTCGCACGCTATGAAGAGAAAATATTTCGTCTTCTCGCAAAACTCCTGAAGGAACAAGAAACAAAAAACTCCAATCTATAA